One segment of Rattus norvegicus strain BN/NHsdMcwi chromosome 16, GRCr8, whole genome shotgun sequence DNA contains the following:
- the Ccdc110 gene encoding coiled-coil domain-containing protein 110 isoform X2, which produces MLRLEAAELNAWDQTVGKEILSDRNEPGLPSSSSPKAVLGSVPEKHLVEEDDVDSILLSASKILNASEGVKESGGSEPEYGCASEPENQIQPQSALKVLQHQLESFQALRMQTLQNVSMVQSEISEILNKSIVEVENPQLNSEKNLIFSMHPEKDLPNKTQEEILCTKKSNHFENPKTLHSMEENFSSNSGTDLSQSINIPPQTQVKDVVAVESLRTTAGNSPPSKAVNTSEQPHTRKGFHFYQFLPLPPQTAVPQAAPMILDKSTTTVPFLKHEFCENLDDICHSIKHMKEELQKSNDQELALTNELHNFQMDGRTHSHHKHELFPICSAKLSFIPEENTKGNLSEDSKSKRISELEALVSKLLPLRDTVSKLHVNFCRKCKKLSRSEICRGKKSEKNKDIPITSKNIIDLKFHSRAPRHTLSVLDPGKHKIKDKEGQAFIISQEPVTFENEKTPKDKCVPEQCVAKIQYLQNYLKESLQYQKKMTELENENLALRTKMKPLVFTAQSLIQKAETHEKQLKSLTEEKSSLQSQLTKAEEENKDCLRELKTLISTYNVLQGQHKMLEEKNSQLSLEKQQMLETIDHLKGKEHRTQSDMAALQNENGRMTIEIEAMKTSMLLTRDEREMLEKDMYQLLKDKGTLEGDLKESKLEILQLKEKEELAHAEQESLLHILDAAKAEKLRLEATLQESASARQMLERELVEIQTYRSAVEEKFLKDIKSAKSETSIYKNNLAEISKECEVLSKMVMEIKADNQILKEELKKHSQENTKFENSISRLTEDKVLLENYVRSIENERNTLEFEMRTLQRDYINLSEKVSGQNNSASKSTYISRREKFYFDNYDVYEDASSLRNRLLASDLKGIRSGSPSLRK; this is translated from the exons aaTATGGCTGTGCATCAGAACCAGAAAATCAAATCCAACCACAATCAGCATTGAAA GTCCTGCAGCATCAGCTGGAGTCGTTTCAGGCTCTGCGAATGCAGACTCTACAGAACGTCAGCATG GTACAGTCTGAAATCAGTGAAATATTGAACAAAAGTATTGTTGAAGTGGAAAACCCACAACTTAACtcagaaaaaaatctaatatTCAGCATGCATCCTGAAAAGGATTTG CCTAACAAGACACAAGAAGAAATACTTTGTACCAAGAAAAGTAATCATTTCGAGAACCCCAAGACTCTCCATTCAATGGAAGAGAACTTCAGTAGTAACAGTGGCACTGATCTCTCTCAAAGCATAAACATTCCACCCCAGACACAGGTCAAGGACGTGGTAGCTGTGGAGAGCCTGAGAACTACAGCAGGTAACTCACCTCCCAGCAAAGCTGTGAACACTTCAGAGCAGCCCCATACCAGAAAGGGCTTCCATTTTTATCagtttctacctctgcctcctcagacTGCAGTACCTCAAGCTGCTCCCATGATTCTGGATAAATCCACTACCACCGTCCCTTTCCTGAAGCATGAGTTCTGTGAAAACTTAGACGACATTTGCCACTCTATTAAGCACATGAAAGAAGAGCTTCAGAAGTCAAACGACCAGGAACTGGCTCTTACGAATGAACTTCACAATTTCCAGATGGATGGAAGGACTCACAGTCACCATAAACATGAGCTATTCCCCATTTGTAGTGCCAAGCTTAGTTTTATTCcggaagaaaacacaaaaggtaACTTAAGTGAAGACAGCAAATCGAAGAGGATTTCTGAATTAGAGGCATTGGTGAGCAAACTACTCCCACTCAGGGACACAGTGTCAAAATTACACGTGAATTTTTGTAGGAAATGTAAAAAATTATCTAGAAGTGAAATATGCCGGGGGAAAAAGAGtgagaaaaataaagacatccCTATCACCAGCAAGAAtattatagatttaaaatttCACTCCCGAGCTCCGAGGCACACTCTGTCCGTCCTGGACCCAGGGaagcacaaaataaaagacaaagaaggcCAAGCGTTCATCATCAGCCAAGAACCAGTAACGTTTGAAAATGAGAAGACACCCAAAGACAAGTGTGTCCCTGAGCAGTGTGTTGCCAAAATCCAGTACCTACAGAATTACCTCAAAGAATCCTTGCAGTATCAGAAAAAGATGACAGAACTTGAGAATGAAAACCTGGCCCTTAGGACCAAAATGAAGCCCCTCGTGTTCACGGCGCAATCCCTGATCCAGAAGGCGGAAACCCACGAAAAGCAATTGAAGTCTCTGACCGAAGAAAAGAGCTCTCTTCAGTCCCAGTTAACCAAAGCGGAGGAAGAGAACAAAGACTGCCTCAGGGAACTGAAGACACTCATCAGCACCTACAATGTCCTCCAAGGCCAACACAAAATGCTAGAGGAGAAAAACAGCCAACTGTCTCTGGAAAAGCAACAGATGCTGGAAACAATCGACCACCTGAAGGGCAAGGAGCACAGGACCCAAAGTGACATGGCCGCTCTGCAAAACGAAAACGGTAGGATgactatagaaatagaagcaatgaagactAGCATGCTGCTGACACGAGATGAGAGGGAAATGCTGGAGAAAGACATGTACCAACTCCTGAAAGACAAGGGCACGCTGGAGGGTGACCTGAAAGAGAGCAAGCTGGAAATCCTGCAGctaaaagagaaggaggagctgGCCCACGCCGAGCAGGAGTCGCTTCTTCACATACTGGACGCAGCTAAGGCAGAGAAGCTGAGACTGGAGGCAACATTACAAGAGTCCGCTTCTGCCAGACAGATGTTGGAACGAGAACTCGTGGAGATTCAGACCTACCGGTCTGCCGTGGAAGAGAAGTTCCTGAAAGATATCAAAAGCGCCAAGTCAGAGACGAGCATTTACAAGAACAACCTGGCAGAAATCAGCAAGGAATGTGAGGTGTTGTCCAAAATGGTCATGGAGATTAAGGCGGATAACCAGATTCTGAAAGAAGAGCTAAAGAAACACAGTCAAGAAAACACCAAGTTCGAAAACAGCATCAGTCGGCTCACGGAAGACAAGGTACTTTTGGAAAACTACGTGAGAAGCATAGAAAACGAGAGGAACACCCTGGAATTTGAGATGCGGACTCTTCAGCGAGACTACATAAATTTAAGCGAGAAAGTCTCTGGTCAGAACAACAGTGCATCGAAATCGACTTACATTTCAAGAAgagaaaaattttattttgacaaCTACGATgtctatgaagatgcttccagTCTTAGGAACCGGCTTTTGGCTTCTGACTTGAAAG GGATCCGTTCAGGAAGTCCTTCCCTACGCAAATGA
- the Ccdc110 gene encoding coiled-coil domain-containing protein 110 isoform X1: MLRLEAAELNAWDQTVGKEILSDRNEPGLPSSSSPKAVLGSVPEKHLVEEDDVDSILLSASKILNASEGVKESGGSEPEYGCASEPENQIQPQSALKVLQHQLESFQALRMQTLQNVSMVQSEISEILNKSIVEVENPQLNSEKNLIFSMHPEKDLPNKTQEEILCTKKSNHFENPKTLHSMEENFSSNSGTDLSQSINIPPQTQVKDVVAVESLRTTAGNSPPSKAVNTSEQPHTRKGFHFYQFLPLPPQTAVPQAAPMILDKSTTTVPFLKHEFCENLDDICHSIKHMKEELQKSNDQELALTNELHNFQMDGRTHSHHKHELFPICSAKLSFIPEENTKGNLSEDSKSKRISELEALVSKLLPLRDTVSKLHVNFCRKCKKLSRSEICRGKKSEKNKDIPITSKNIIDLKFHSRAPRHTLSVLDPGKHKIKDKEGQAFIISQEPVTFENEKTPKDKCVPEQCVAKIQYLQNYLKESLQYQKKMTELENENLALRTKMKPLVFTAQSLIQKAETHEKQLKSLTEEKSSLQSQLTKAEEENKDCLRELKTLISTYNVLQGQHKMLEEKNSQLSLEKQQMLETIDHLKGKEHRTQSDMAALQNENGRMTIEIEAMKTSMLLTRDEREMLEKDMYQLLKDKGTLEGDLKESKLEILQLKEKEELAHAEQESLLHILDAAKAEKLRLEATLQESASARQMLERELVEIQTYRSAVEEKFLKDIKSAKSETSIYKNNLAEISKECEVLSKMVMEIKADNQILKEELKKHSQENTKFENSISRLTEDKVLLENYVRSIENERNTLEFEMRTLQRDYINLSEKVSGQNNSASKSTYISRREKFYFDNYDVYEDASSLRNRLLASDLKGIPHKLYQRLPSKICK, translated from the exons aaTATGGCTGTGCATCAGAACCAGAAAATCAAATCCAACCACAATCAGCATTGAAA GTCCTGCAGCATCAGCTGGAGTCGTTTCAGGCTCTGCGAATGCAGACTCTACAGAACGTCAGCATG GTACAGTCTGAAATCAGTGAAATATTGAACAAAAGTATTGTTGAAGTGGAAAACCCACAACTTAACtcagaaaaaaatctaatatTCAGCATGCATCCTGAAAAGGATTTG CCTAACAAGACACAAGAAGAAATACTTTGTACCAAGAAAAGTAATCATTTCGAGAACCCCAAGACTCTCCATTCAATGGAAGAGAACTTCAGTAGTAACAGTGGCACTGATCTCTCTCAAAGCATAAACATTCCACCCCAGACACAGGTCAAGGACGTGGTAGCTGTGGAGAGCCTGAGAACTACAGCAGGTAACTCACCTCCCAGCAAAGCTGTGAACACTTCAGAGCAGCCCCATACCAGAAAGGGCTTCCATTTTTATCagtttctacctctgcctcctcagacTGCAGTACCTCAAGCTGCTCCCATGATTCTGGATAAATCCACTACCACCGTCCCTTTCCTGAAGCATGAGTTCTGTGAAAACTTAGACGACATTTGCCACTCTATTAAGCACATGAAAGAAGAGCTTCAGAAGTCAAACGACCAGGAACTGGCTCTTACGAATGAACTTCACAATTTCCAGATGGATGGAAGGACTCACAGTCACCATAAACATGAGCTATTCCCCATTTGTAGTGCCAAGCTTAGTTTTATTCcggaagaaaacacaaaaggtaACTTAAGTGAAGACAGCAAATCGAAGAGGATTTCTGAATTAGAGGCATTGGTGAGCAAACTACTCCCACTCAGGGACACAGTGTCAAAATTACACGTGAATTTTTGTAGGAAATGTAAAAAATTATCTAGAAGTGAAATATGCCGGGGGAAAAAGAGtgagaaaaataaagacatccCTATCACCAGCAAGAAtattatagatttaaaatttCACTCCCGAGCTCCGAGGCACACTCTGTCCGTCCTGGACCCAGGGaagcacaaaataaaagacaaagaaggcCAAGCGTTCATCATCAGCCAAGAACCAGTAACGTTTGAAAATGAGAAGACACCCAAAGACAAGTGTGTCCCTGAGCAGTGTGTTGCCAAAATCCAGTACCTACAGAATTACCTCAAAGAATCCTTGCAGTATCAGAAAAAGATGACAGAACTTGAGAATGAAAACCTGGCCCTTAGGACCAAAATGAAGCCCCTCGTGTTCACGGCGCAATCCCTGATCCAGAAGGCGGAAACCCACGAAAAGCAATTGAAGTCTCTGACCGAAGAAAAGAGCTCTCTTCAGTCCCAGTTAACCAAAGCGGAGGAAGAGAACAAAGACTGCCTCAGGGAACTGAAGACACTCATCAGCACCTACAATGTCCTCCAAGGCCAACACAAAATGCTAGAGGAGAAAAACAGCCAACTGTCTCTGGAAAAGCAACAGATGCTGGAAACAATCGACCACCTGAAGGGCAAGGAGCACAGGACCCAAAGTGACATGGCCGCTCTGCAAAACGAAAACGGTAGGATgactatagaaatagaagcaatgaagactAGCATGCTGCTGACACGAGATGAGAGGGAAATGCTGGAGAAAGACATGTACCAACTCCTGAAAGACAAGGGCACGCTGGAGGGTGACCTGAAAGAGAGCAAGCTGGAAATCCTGCAGctaaaagagaaggaggagctgGCCCACGCCGAGCAGGAGTCGCTTCTTCACATACTGGACGCAGCTAAGGCAGAGAAGCTGAGACTGGAGGCAACATTACAAGAGTCCGCTTCTGCCAGACAGATGTTGGAACGAGAACTCGTGGAGATTCAGACCTACCGGTCTGCCGTGGAAGAGAAGTTCCTGAAAGATATCAAAAGCGCCAAGTCAGAGACGAGCATTTACAAGAACAACCTGGCAGAAATCAGCAAGGAATGTGAGGTGTTGTCCAAAATGGTCATGGAGATTAAGGCGGATAACCAGATTCTGAAAGAAGAGCTAAAGAAACACAGTCAAGAAAACACCAAGTTCGAAAACAGCATCAGTCGGCTCACGGAAGACAAGGTACTTTTGGAAAACTACGTGAGAAGCATAGAAAACGAGAGGAACACCCTGGAATTTGAGATGCGGACTCTTCAGCGAGACTACATAAATTTAAGCGAGAAAGTCTCTGGTCAGAACAACAGTGCATCGAAATCGACTTACATTTCAAGAAgagaaaaattttattttgacaaCTACGATgtctatgaagatgcttccagTCTTAGGAACCGGCTTTTGGCTTCTGACTTGAAAG gAATACCACATAAACTATATCAACGACTTCCATCCAAGATAtgtaaataa